The window CACTAGATTATGCACCAACAATTCCAGGAGTATTGTTTGTAAAATTCCAATTGATGTTTGCTGCAATTACACCATTACTTCTTACTGGCACTATTGCGGAACGAATGAAATTTAGTTCTTTTATCATATTCATAGCTTCTTGGTCTATTCTGATCTACTATCCTCTAGTCCATTGGGTATGGGGAGGTGGTTGGTTAGCAGAACTAGGCGTAGTTGATTTTGCTGGCGGTATAGTTATTCACACTAGTGTTGGAATGGGTGCACTTGCTGCAGCTATAGTTCTTGGTCGTAGAAGATTCTTTGGTCCTGCAATTGAAATCCCACATAGTATACCATTGGCAGTAACCGGTTCAGCATTACTCTGGTTAGGTTGGTTTGGATTTAATGCAGGTAGTGCATTAGCATCTGGATCATTAGCTGGAAACACAGTAATTGTAACACATATGGCATCTTCAGTATCCGCATTAATTTGGGTGGGATTATCCTGGATGAGAACAGGAAAACCTTCTGTTGTTGCTGCAGTTAACGGTGCTATTGCAGGTCTAGCTGGAATTACTCCGGCTTCAGGATATGTTAGTGTTGAACATTCCTTTGTTATTGGAATAGCAATTGGTATTGCATCCTACTCTGGAATTATAATCTTTAAAGAAAAATTAAAGATAGATGATGCATTAGATGTTAGTTCAGTACACGGTGTTGCAGGAATAATAGGATCTCTTGCAATTGGAATATTTGCAAGTAAATTAGTTAATCCAGGTGGACCAAACGGGTTATTATTTGGAAATCCAGAACAATTAGGAATTCAAGCAATTGGAGTTGGAGTTGCTGCTGCTCTTGGATTTTGTGGAACTTGGATCATTATGAAAGTCTTAGATTTCTTAGTAGGAGTAAGGGTATCGCCTGAAGTAGAAGATGCTGGATTAGATATTAGTGAGCATGCAGAACGAGCGTATGCTGATGAAGAAGAATTCAAGTTAGATATGGACACTTATGTTGATGAATTAGAAGAAAAAGATGAATTCTTTTTTAATAAAAAATAATTTTTTTTACATCAACTTAATATTCAATTCTATATTCTAATTATTGATCTTAAATAGAATGAAATCTAAACCTCATAAACAAATCGTTCCCTCAAAAAAAGATCCTACACGTAGTATTACTTATCGACTTCCTACTAAAATTGTAGAAGAATTAGAAACAGAAGCAATGAACAAAAATATATCTCAAAATGTCTTGGTAAAACAAATTCTTGAAAAACATGTATCATGGGATCGTTTTGGTGATCACCTTGGAATGATTCCAATTCCTAAAGGAATATTGAATTCTCTTGGTATGGAAATGAACGGACAAGATATCAATGAAATTATTAAAGCCGTTTTACCTTTAATCAAAGATTCAGTCCTTTTCATGAAAGGAAAGTATGATCTAAAAAGATGTATTGAAACTTTAGAAGATTATATGAAAGCATCTGGAATGAAATCAGATCATAGAATCGAAGGGGAATTACATCATTTTATTATTCAACATGAACTAGGTATGAACTGGTCATTTTTTACAGAACAACTTTTGAAAGAAATTTTTAATCAATTTTTGCCAAATAAAAATATTAAATTTCAAACAACAAAAAATACAGTAATTGCAACAATTCCATTGGGTTCAGATTTTAGTGAACATGATTATTGATAATAGTAATATTATCTAAACATCATTGGAGTTTTGAAACTTGATTGAATTAAATAAAAAAATATTTGGAAAAATTACTGTGCAAGAAATTATAGGAGCAGCTCCTCCTGCAATTCCAGACACCAAAAATTTACTCGAAAAAGAGTTTCAAAATTTAATAAATGAACTTAAATCACAAACCAAAGATGATTTAAAAAAATTATTAGATAATCAACTGTTAGCAGATAAACAAATTAACAGTAGACCTGGTGCCATGGCTCTAGCACAAGATAAAATTCGATTATTCTCAGATTATAATCAAAAGTATATTCAAATTATTAATGAAAAACTCAATTCCTAATTCTCATTTTTTCTTTAATTTTCTTTTTGTAGATTTTTGATTTTTTCTAATTAATAATGAAATAATTGCTCCCGCAGGAATTCCTATAATTGTTCCAAGACTTACATAAGGAGCTATGAAAAAATTACCTATCCAAATTCCACCATCTGTAGTTAATTCCATAAATGTTCTAGGTCGTAATACCGTAGAAACAATTTGAGATTCTTTTCTTTCTTCTCCAATATCGTCAGTATATGTGACAATAACTTCAAACGGCAATTTATATTCTGAATTTACCTCCTTAATTGGAGTAATAATTCTTGAAGTGATGGTTACCGGAGAATTTTTTTGTATAGTTGAAAAAGAATGCGATATTTCACCTCGAAATTGAATATCTGTAGGTGGGATTATCTCAATATTGACATTTTTAATTTCTACATCCTTAGAAGTAATTTCAACAATAAATGGAAATTCTGCATTTGCAAAAACTGCTTCTGGTGTATTAGTATGAATTATTACACTA is drawn from Candidatus Nitrosarchaeum limnium SFB1 and contains these coding sequences:
- a CDS encoding ammonium transporter; this encodes MPIDSGDTAWMLVAGSLVLLMIPALGLFESGLLRKKNAVSVFMQIFFGLALLSVMWFVFGFSLAFGPDESGGLIGNMDWVFLKGVPWDEALDYAPTIPGVLFVKFQLMFAAITPLLLTGTIAERMKFSSFIIFIASWSILIYYPLVHWVWGGGWLAELGVVDFAGGIVIHTSVGMGALAAAIVLGRRRFFGPAIEIPHSIPLAVTGSALLWLGWFGFNAGSALASGSLAGNTVIVTHMASSVSALIWVGLSWMRTGKPSVVAAVNGAIAGLAGITPASGYVSVEHSFVIGIAIGIASYSGIIIFKEKLKIDDALDVSSVHGVAGIIGSLAIGIFASKLVNPGGPNGLLFGNPEQLGIQAIGVGVAAALGFCGTWIIMKVLDFLVGVRVSPEVEDAGLDISEHAERAYADEEEFKLDMDTYVDELEEKDEFFFNKK
- a CDS encoding hypothetical protein (hypothetical protein Nmar_1305) — encoded protein: MKSKPHKQIVPSKKDPTRSITYRLPTKIVEELETEAMNKNISQNVLVKQILEKHVSWDRFGDHLGMIPIPKGILNSLGMEMNGQDINEIIKAVLPLIKDSVLFMKGKYDLKRCIETLEDYMKASGMKSDHRIEGELHHFIIQHELGMNWSFFTEQLLKEIFNQFLPNKNIKFQTTKNTVIATIPLGSDFSEHDY
- a CDS encoding hypothetical protein (hypothetical protein Nmar_0018) encodes the protein MIELNKKIFGKITVQEIIGAAPPAIPDTKNLLEKEFQNLINELKSQTKDDLKKLLDNQLLADKQINSRPGAMALAQDKIRLFSDYNQKYIQIINEKLNS
- a CDS encoding hypothetical protein (hypothetical protein Nmar_0019), with the protein product MGFFALVPYVYGETINQSMEGSIDIQITHPDESIIGRTISISILIKNNGWEDKKDISFVFTSQDNTLIPVSNNNITIEKLSQGGSFGGNIDFKISSDSNSGIHFLNLKYSQILVSNNKEPQQSTVREIAIPIMVKKEPSVIIHTNTPEAVFANAEFPFIVEITSKDVEIKNVNIEIIPPTDIQFRGEISHSFSTIQKNSPVTITSRIITPIKEVNSEYKLPFEVIVTYTDDIGEERKESQIVSTVLRPRTFMELTTDGGIWIGNFFIAPYVSLGTIIGIPAGAIISLLIRKNQKSTKRKLKKK